A region of Acidimicrobiales bacterium DNA encodes the following proteins:
- a CDS encoding fibronectin type III domain-containing protein has protein sequence MGARQPTRRPGRTWRVGRRGDEGQSLLEVVMALGVLSIVLLPLASVFYWGATNSAYNREYGDAIAIANGFLAKANAISYANLGFYENQFGTPPQTVPGYNGQPGVDLGATPTAPATAQVPTGTQFKQVGTVVFSEVTHIVWVDGSGGNAYAYKQVYAVVSWSEGGHNVSATQNILVYPGGLGKYTGPQDTPPSGTTGAPDNVAGLSACPGGPADVSPCVPVDPAGEVTVNLVWTAPVDPTGFYDVVWAPDPGGQLALVTPDTSGTSGAWELPGSTASGSIAGTATSFTVTGLAPSTKYWFEVVGFSSDGTMWATSQTWVSATTLTPPVQSCVLNTLTVSQPGQLSGQATVKKTNFHLTSAMSLTVTYSGSCTSGADTVTVAATSNGADPGSPYTLTWGSTQYADTVCPAAGFTTGTHLYTVSLNGSPTSLWAQVSFATTNGSAAC, from the coding sequence GTGGGCGCTAGGCAGCCCACCCGCCGTCCGGGGCGGACGTGGCGCGTCGGCCGGCGCGGCGACGAGGGCCAGAGCCTCCTGGAGGTCGTCATGGCCCTGGGAGTCCTCAGCATCGTGCTGCTCCCGTTGGCGAGCGTCTTCTACTGGGGGGCCACCAACTCCGCCTACAACCGTGAGTACGGCGACGCCATCGCCATCGCCAACGGCTTCCTGGCCAAGGCGAACGCCATCAGCTACGCCAACCTCGGCTTCTACGAGAACCAGTTCGGCACGCCACCGCAGACGGTCCCCGGGTACAACGGCCAACCCGGTGTCGACCTGGGCGCCACCCCGACGGCCCCGGCGACGGCCCAGGTGCCCACCGGGACCCAGTTCAAGCAGGTGGGCACCGTCGTCTTCTCCGAGGTGACGCACATCGTGTGGGTGGACGGCTCGGGCGGGAACGCCTACGCCTACAAGCAGGTGTACGCCGTGGTGTCGTGGTCCGAGGGGGGCCACAACGTCTCGGCGACGCAGAACATCCTCGTGTACCCCGGGGGCCTGGGCAAGTACACCGGCCCACAGGACACCCCGCCGTCGGGCACGACCGGTGCTCCCGACAACGTGGCGGGCCTGTCGGCGTGCCCCGGCGGTCCCGCCGACGTCTCGCCGTGCGTCCCCGTGGACCCGGCCGGAGAGGTGACGGTGAACCTCGTCTGGACCGCTCCTGTGGACCCGACGGGGTTCTACGACGTGGTCTGGGCGCCCGACCCCGGCGGGCAATTGGCGCTGGTGACGCCGGACACATCGGGCACGTCGGGAGCGTGGGAACTGCCGGGATCGACGGCGAGCGGCTCGATCGCGGGGACCGCCACCAGCTTCACGGTGACGGGACTGGCGCCGTCCACGAAGTATTGGTTCGAGGTCGTGGGCTTCTCGTCCGACGGGACGATGTGGGCGACCTCACAGACCTGGGTGAGTGCCACGACCCTCACACCCCCGGTCCAGTCCTGTGTCCTCAACACCCTGACGGTCAGCCAGCCCGGTCAGCTTTCGGGGCAGGCCACCGTGAAGAAGACCAACTTCCACCTGACGAGCGCCATGTCCCTGACGGTGACCTACTCGGGATCGTGCACCAGTGGCGCTGACACCGTCACGGTGGCCGCCACGTCGAACGGCGCCGATCCCGGGTCGCCGTACACCCTCACGTGGGGGTCGACCCAGTACGCCGACACGGTGTGCCCGGCCGCCGGGTTCACCACGGGCACGCACCTCTACACGGTCTCGCTCAACGGTTCGCCGACGAGCCTCTGGGCCCAGGTGTCGTTCGCCACGACCAACGGGTCGGCGGCATGCTGA